TCTTCTCGCGAAGAATGAAGTCTTCCAACAGGAGCGGGCCTCGGACGCCCGCTTTTAGCGAGTTCTGATTATCCGAGATTGGAAGGCCATGATTGGTGGTGAGGTGAGGCTGGCTCTCCTCTGCGGTCTGGTGGAGTTCTGCCGGGAGCTTGGCAGATGGCGCGGGCGACTTCGGCGGCTGTGGAGTTTTCTTGTTGGCCATGGGTAGCGCTTCCCTAGCGGTTGGGCCGGGAGTCATGCGCTTTCGCATATCTCGTGCCGCAGCAACCCCCCGCTGATTCTCATGACGGAAAAGATGGAAGGTGACCTTCCCATCTCAAATTGCGCCGCACACGTGCATCATGCGAAGGGCAGGCTTTTCCGCTGTATTCAGATCTCCTCCAGCCTTGGGCGGAGCTGGAGCATGACGATGTCACATCGGTCAGGCTGGCTCAGGACAAACATAACGCTCCGAGCGACATCCTCCGCCGTGAGCATCTTCATTTCTTCCTGCGCCTCCTCCTGCTCGGATGGTGGCGAATCCTGCATGTCCGACCCCGTTTTACCCGGCTCGATCAGTGAGACGCGAATGCCCAGCGGGTTGGCCTCCTTCCGCAGCGACTTCGCAAAGCCCCGGACGCCGGATTTCGAGGCCACGTAGGTGGCTGCATTCTTCCCGCACTCTTCAGCGCTCATCGATCCAATCAGGATGATCTGCCCTCCCTCACCGCTCATTCGCTTCAGCGATTCAAGGGCACAGGAGATGTAGCCGCCTAGATTCACGTTCACAATCTCGTGACAGATGTCGTGGCTCATTTCCAAGAGCGGGCCGGACTCGGCGATGCCCGCGTTGAGAATCGCGATGTCCAAGCCGCCGAGCTGCTGATCCACGGCGGCAAAGACTTCAAGGACGCCCTCCTTGGTCCCGAGGTCAGCGAGAACCCCTGTTATCTCGCCCGGCGCGCGGGCGAAAGAATCCAAGGCGTCCTCCAGGTGTGACGGATCGGTGCCGGTGATCAGCACCTTCGCGCCCTTCGCCGCGAGCTCAAGGGCGGTCGCGCGACCAATGCCAGTGGTCCCGCCCGTCACCAGGATTCGATAGTCGTCCAATGATACCGTAGGTTCTCGATGCATGACGAAAACCTTCGCGGATCGCATGCCACGGACACCGCGATCCGACGAGCCAGGAGCGTGCGGGGACTCGCATGGCCTGAAACGAAAAGGGGTCCCGGGGAAGAACCCCGGAACCCCACCAGGTTCCATGGAAACTTACTCCGCCGCGGCACCCTCAAGTGCTACGGGGCCGATCTGTTCTGCCAGCGCGGTGAGGTTCTTGTCGGTGGTTCCCTCCTCATCGAGCGTGGTCTGAAGAATCTTCACGACGTCTTTCAAGCCGAGCAATTCAGCGAGGGCTCGCACGGTCCCGTAGCCGGCGATTTCATAGTGCTCGACCCGCTGTGCCGCTCCGATGAGGGCGAGGTCTTTCACTGTTCCGTCGCCATCTTCTTCGATGGTTTCGGAGCCCTCTTCCACGAGGCCTTTCATCGCCTTGCAGACCTTGCCCTTGGGGGAAATTCCGAGAAGCTCGGCGACCTCTTCCAAGCGTTGCACGTGGACCTTGGTTTCTTCGAGATGGGTCTTGAATGCATCGCGGAGATCCGGATTGCTCGCAGCCTTCGCCATCTTTGGCAGCGCCTTCACGAGCTGGGTCTCGGCGTTGTAGAGATCCTTGATCTCCTGGGCGAGTAATACTTCGACTGTTGTGAGTTTGGCCATGATGAGGGTTGGTTATTTCAAATGCGCTCGTCCCCTCGCACATCTCATGCCTTCCCTGTCATGGGCCCACACCGATGCTCTTACTTCCCGCGGTCCCAACTCAGCGCAACACATCCCACCACTTATCAGGCGGGCGTCGTTTAAGACGGGGGTTGAACGACTGGAGGCATCGCGCCGGTGCGAATTGAAGACTGCCTTTGCACGTTGCATTTGCTAGAGTGACAGGGCCGACCCGTCTGACGGAGGAGGCTAGGCTGAAGAGCTTGTCGGCTGCCATAGGCGCAGGTGGCATACGTCATGCAATGGCGATTTATGAGCCGAAGATTTCTTTTGAAATCGGCCGGATTCACGGCCGTCGATTCCGTCTTGAATGACGATCAAGCCGACACCCGTTCAAAAAGGAATGCACACGCACTTGATTTCTCTGAATGCCGTCCATTCACGAGCGACGGAGGGACGAGAGCACGACAATTCCAGCAAATGAGACGGAACAATCGTCAGATGGCAACAGGGAGATTGAAGCCATG
The sequence above is drawn from the Luteolibacter flavescens genome and encodes:
- a CDS encoding ferritin-like domain-containing protein, with protein sequence MAKLTTVEVLLAQEIKDLYNAETQLVKALPKMAKAASNPDLRDAFKTHLEETKVHVQRLEEVAELLGISPKGKVCKAMKGLVEEGSETIEEDGDGTVKDLALIGAAQRVEHYEIAGYGTVRALAELLGLKDVVKILQTTLDEEGTTDKNLTALAEQIGPVALEGAAAE
- a CDS encoding SDR family oxidoreductase; this encodes MHREPTVSLDDYRILVTGGTTGIGRATALELAAKGAKVLITGTDPSHLEDALDSFARAPGEITGVLADLGTKEGVLEVFAAVDQQLGGLDIAILNAGIAESGPLLEMSHDICHEIVNVNLGGYISCALESLKRMSGEGGQIILIGSMSAEECGKNAATYVASKSGVRGFAKSLRKEANPLGIRVSLIEPGKTGSDMQDSPPSEQEEAQEEMKMLTAEDVARSVMFVLSQPDRCDIVMLQLRPRLEEI